GTAGAGCCCTGCATGCCGGGTGAGTAATCCGGAGGGGCTTCTAATTTCGACTATCGCAGAGATAAACAAAAAGGCCGTTTCCTATTAGGAAACGGCCTTTTTGTTTAGGTAGCGGGGACAGGACTCGAACCTGTGACCTTTGGGTTATGAGCCCAACGAGCTACCAACTGCTCCACCCCGCACTGTTTGGTTCTGCAAATGTAAGAGGCTTTTTCGGAATTAGGTGGTAACGCGCTGCAAAAAAATGCATTTAGAGCTTTCCGGCCTGATAATCAGCCTCTTTATTCTCTGACAAATTTTTGAGTAAGTGTTTGGACCTAGAAGCGACTGGTAATGCCGAAGTGAATTTTAGAGGCATTAAGTGCCAGTTTTTGACTTAGCTGCGCTGATCGACCAACAGAATAAACCAGCTGGAATAAGCCCGCACCAGTGCGAAAGCTAATGCCTGCGCCCATGCCCGTGGGCGTATCGGCGTTGGTGCTTTGGGTTAGCTTACGTTGCAAGTACGCTTGATCGAGAAAGAGAAACACGAAGGAATCGGGGCCAGTGAACTGGCGGTACTCCACGGTGCCGACAGCGTAAGAACTGGCGTAGAAGGCAAACTCACTAAAACCGCGCAGCGTAGCCAAGCCACCCAATCGGAACAAGTCGTTGAGAAACAGACGGTCGTTGAGCAAAGACTCTCCTCGCACCCGACCGAGCAGCACACCGTTGCGGCCAATGGGATAATAGTATTCTGCGCGGCCGCCGAGTGTAACCTGAGTAGAGCGCAGAGGGACTCGCGTGTAAAGCGTGTCGTTGAGGTCGGTGTTTTTGCTGATGCGCTTGTTGCCTACAGCAGCTAATCCGCTAAAAAAAGCCCCCCGACGCGGGAAATATAGGTCGTCGAGGGTATTTTTAGAATAATCCAGTCCGTAAGAAGTGTACTCGGAGTCGATGTTTTCGGGGAGAGCCTGTAGCTCCCGAAAGGTAGAGTCGGATAGCAGGCGCGAGCTACGAAATTCGGTGAAAAAGCTGATGCGCCCGGCCCGCACCGTCGGATAGGTTATCTGCAGGCGAGGGCGAAGCGTTAGAAAAGCATCAGACTGTCGATAAAGATTAAAATTGCCCCCCACCTCCAAGGGCGAGCCAAAAAAGTTGGGGTGCACATATTGGGCATCGAGGAGTTGAGAGGCGGCGTCTACTTTGCGCCATTGCAGCCCCAACTGCTTGCCTCCACCGCGAATGTTGCGCAGGTTGATGGTCACGTCGCCGGTGAGCTGCACCTTGTTCTGGCCCGGGCCGGGGCTTGGGTTGGGCAGTACGCCTACAATGGCATCGAACTGGTTGGCTGGCCGGTCGTCGAGTAGCAGGTATACCCGCGCTTTCCCTTGGGCAAATCGCACCTCCGGCTCAGCCTTAACCTGTATATACGGTAGCTGGCGCAGCAGCCGGGTGATGGCGTCTACACGCTGCTGGCTGTAGGGTTGCCCAGGGAAAATCTGCAGGTATCGGGTCAAAAACTGAGTTCGCGTTTTGGTATTCCCCAGCACCTGTAAAGAGTCGAATACGATAACGGGGCCTCGGTCGAGCACTACGCGGCCTTCAATATCGGAGGCAATGAGCGCGACGGAATCGAGGCGGACCGTAGCGAAGGGGTATCCCTGGTTTTCGGCCTCAGCCAAGACGCGCTGTTGGAGCTGGGTCCACTCCTGGGGGCGGAAAGGCTGGTCGCGGAAGAACTTTTCGCGGTAACCGGCCTTGGTCAGCAGGCCGTCACCGAGGTTGCCATTGCGCAAGCGGGCCCACCGAAATTGCTCGCCCACATATATCCGTACTTGCACCGTATCGCGACTCCAACGCATAGTATCGGCGGAGGCGGTAAGGTAAGCGTCGGCTTGCAGGGCTAGTACTACGTCGCGGATGGTGCGCAGAGCGGTAAGCGAGTCGGGGGCGTTAGGACGAAACCGGTAACGTGCGAGGGTGGTTCGGTCTGCTTCTTCGGTATTAAGTTGAATAAATTTTGCCCCCCGCAGAGGCTTACGTAGGCGCGTGGTGCTAGTGTCGGGGCGGGCTGGTGGCAGCGGGGGCGTCTGGAGCGCTGACTGGTTGGGCGCGGCTGGAGTGGGTGTTACCTGTGCCTGTGCTGCACCCGGCCAGCCCGCCAGCAGCATACCTATTACACAGTAAAAAAAGAGACGGGCACACATTAGGGCAAAGAACGTGGAGAGTGCGCACTTAATTTCAGTGGCTTCTCCAAAAGCAATCTGCCAATTTAAAGTGTTGCCTTTATCTACCAGTCGCTTGGTAGCAGTTGGCAAGCACAGAAAGCGCAGTGAGAACAGTAAACTTTACTTTCTTTTTTAACGGCAGGTGATAGTTGTGGCAAATAAGGATTAACCATTAGATTGCTCGCTCCCATGAAACTACTTCATTCATCCCCGACAATACCAGCTGAACCGGTGGCCGCGCTTCGGCAAGCCTTGCTGCACGACCGTGAAGTCGCACTTACCCAACTTTATCGGCGGGCGTTCCCGATGGTGCGGCGGCAGGTGAAGCAGTTGGGCGGCACGGAGCAGGACGCGCAGGATGTATTCCACGATGCCTTGGTTGTATTCTACGAGAAAGCCATGGGCGGAACGTTGGTTTTAACGGCTTCGGCCAGCACGTACTTGGTAAGCGTTAGTCGGAATCTGTGGCGGCAGGAGCTCAGCCGCCGCAACCGGCATCCTTCCACCGAGTGGCAAGAGGACACGCAGGCGGCCGATGAGACGGCGGAGGCCACGCCAGACTCGGAAGAGGCCTTTTCGGTGCTGAGTTATGTAGAGCAGCTGGGTGAGAAGTGTAAGAGCATTCTGCTTTCCTTCTACTACTTCCAGCAGCCTTTGGAGCAGATTGCGGTTACTCATAACTACAGTAGTGTGCGCTCGGCCACGGTGCAAAAGTTTAAGTGCCTCGAGCGGTTACGCAAATCAGTTCGGGCTGTTCGAGCCGAACTATTAGCCCACTAAGCCATGCGACCAGAACTGAAGCGTATGCAACAAATTGAGCATCAACTCTTGGCAACTTCTCCGCCCTTTGACCCGGCTAGTTGGGAAGTGCAGCTGCTAGTTGATGGCGATTTGCGTGCTGACACGGAAATACAACGTCTCCTTTACCAAGGAATTCACTTGGCTGGCCAACGGCAATTGCACCGCGAGTTAGCCCTTATTCATCAGCGCCTGTACAGCCCGCACCGTAGTAGCTGGATTCAGATGGCCACCGCTGGCTTACACTCCTTTTGGAGGCGCTACCTGCGCGGCCGAGCCTCCAGCTAACTTTTTCCTCGCTGTTGCATCCTTAGTCTTAGTCACGCACACGTTTGCCTGTGCGCAGAAAACTTGTGTGCCTCTTATTTCGCCTTTTCACTTATGCTGACAAAACAAGAATTCCGCAAGTTCGCCGTCAAAGGTCAGGGCCTCAATGGCCTGGGGGTTGATCAGTATCTGCACCATATCGAAGGACAGGCAAATCATTTTATTACCAACATGACCCGCTCCGTGATTGAGGAGCGGCCTACACGCTTTGCCGAGATTGACGTATTCTCTCGCCTGATCATGGACCGCATCGTGTTCTTGGGCACCGCAGTAGATGATCAGATTGCTAACATCATCACGGCCCAACTCTTATTTTTGGAGTCAGTTGATGCTAAGAAGGATATTCTGCTTTATGTAAACTCGCCGGGGGGCTCTGTGTATGCTGGTCTGGGCATTTATGACACCATGCAATATTTGGCTCCGGATGTAGCTACTATTTGCACGGGCCTGGCGGCCTCCATGGGTGCTCTTCTACTCGCGGGCGGAGCCGCGGGCAAGCGTTCGGCCCTCCCCCACGCCCGCGTCATGATTCACCAGCCTTCCGGGGGTGCCCAAGGTCCATCCGCTGATATTGAAATCTCCGCCCGCGAAATTCTGAAGATTCGCAAAGAGCTCTACGATATTTACGCGCACCATACAGGCAAAACATACCAGCAAATTCATGACGATTCTGACCGGGACTATTGGATGCGTGCTGACGAGGCCAAAGACTATGGGCTCATTGATGAAGTGTTGGAGCGTAAATAAATAAGCAGGCGGTGGGGTTTGAGTAGCTTGCCGAGTGATCAGAAATGAGTTGGGCTAAACTAATTGCACAACTCCGGCTGTTACTCAATACGCTACTTTTCTTCCGAATGCCTGGCCTTTACCTCCACATCCCTTTCTGCAAACAAGCCTGCCATTACTGCGACTTCCATTTCAGTACTTCTATGGCACTGAAAGGCAGGCTAGTAGACGCGCTGGTGCGAGAAGTAGAGTTGCGCCGCGACTACCTAGGTTCTCAAGCCACGCTCGACACCATTTATTTTGGTGGGGGTACGCCCTCCTTGCTGACTGCAGCAGAATTAGACACTTTGTTTGACGCTATTCAGCGCCATTTCAACATTGCCCCCCAGGCGGAAATCACCCTCGAAGCCAACCCCGACGACCTTACTGCTGATAAGCTTCGGAAGCTAGCTGCGTCGCCTATCAATCGTCTGAGTATTGGTCTGCAAAGCTTCCACGAGCCGCACCTGCGCCTTATGAACCGGGCTCACTCCGCTGTAGAGTCGGCGCGGTGCGTGCGGCTGGCCCAGGATGCCGGCTTTGAGAACATCTCGGTGGACTTAATTTATGGGGTGCCCGCTCCTGACCACCGTATTTGGGAACAGGATATGGCGGCGGCTTTTGCGCTAGACGTACCTCACCTTTCGTGTTATGCGCTTACTATTGAGCCGGATACGGTGTTTGGGCGGCGCCTGCGCAAAGGGCAGTTCATACCGCCAGCTGATGACTTCGTAGCCCGACAGTTTGAAATGCTGTTGGCCCAAATAACCGCGCACGGTTACGAGCAGTACGAGATTTCCAACTTTTGCCTCCCCGGCCGCGAGTCACGCCACAATTCAAACTACTGGCGCGGGGTGCCTTATTTGGGCTTAGGTCCGAGCGCCCATTCTTTTAATGGCACGAGTCGAGAATTTGCGGTAGCGAATAACACGCGCTACGTCACGAGCCTGCTGGAACAGAATGAGGTGCCCACTACCCGCGAAATCCTCTCGCCCACCGACCGCGCCAATGAATACCTGATGACCAGCTTACGCACGGCCCGAGGCTGCGACTTAGTGCGTCTGCGCCAGGAATTTGGGGTAGACTTACGCGCCCAACGCACTGAGTACTTGCGGGATTTGGAGCAAAATCAGTGGGCCACGCTGCACGATGAGGTGTTAATTCTTACGGATCAGGGAAAACTGCTGGCTGACCACATCACCCTAGAATTATTTCAGGCCGCTGGCTAAATCAATAAAATCAGCGTAATCTGTGCCTATGGAACGCCTGATTGATGCCCTCGCCGACGATGCTGACTTTTTTGTGGAGCACGTCCAAATCACTGCCATCGTTTTCGACACGACCGATGACGTAACGGTGTGGGCCACTACTTACTTCGACAACAGCCTGCATTTCTTTCACTTAGGCCTACAGTTTCCAGCTTTAGATCTATTGCTTCGCCTAGCCGGCGAGCGAGCGGAGTCATTGCAAGAAGAAGTAGCCGAGGCGCTGGCTACCGTCACAGAATGGCCCTGCCTTCTGGAGTACACCACCGAAGAAAAGCCCCCCGTCCCCCTTCCAAACGTGGCTATGAAGCTCGCCTGCACGTATCCGGCTACGTTGGTAGATGAAGATGATGAAGGGGAGGGTGAAGAAGAGGAAGAAGTCGACGAAGACGAGGAGGATGACGATGAAATTGCCCCCCACAATATCTTTTACTTAGAAGGCGTGTATCTGCGGCTCGAACCGTAGGCGTATGTGCTGTTTGCTATAGAGTTAAAAACACTTTTTTCTCTCAGTCTAGTGGTTGGTTACTAAGCTTGGTCGTCATGCCGAGCGCAGCGAAGCATCTCGCTCGCTTCGTTGATTAGCTTGGCAACATCAGCACGCAAGATGCTTCGCTGCGCTCGGCATGACGGGCGGGTTTTGAGCGATTACTACAGCAACTAGTTAAGAACACATCGATCACCTCTAGCACATTATGTTTTACCTGATTCCTGGTTTGGGGGCTGATGAGCGCGTTTTTCATAAGCTGCGTCCTTTGCTGCATGGTCCGTCTCAGGTGCTGGAATGGTTGAAGCCGATAGGCGATGAGCCGTTGCCGGACTACGTGCGCCGGATGGCGGCGGCAATTCCCGAGGATCAGGTCTGCTTTGTGGTGGGCGTATCGTTTGGCGGCGTGGTAGCGCAGGAAATCTGCCGTATCCGGCCGCGGGCCTGTGCGGTGCTGGTGTCCAGCATTCCGGATGCTGACCGATTACCTGCTCTACTCCGACTCATTCGGGCGACGCGGGTGTACAAATTGGTACCTCCACCTTTGCTCAAGCTTTTTCCGTGGGCCGGGCGCTGGTATTTTGGGATTGATGACAACCTGGAATACAAAATATTCAAGGCCATTCTGCGCGACATGGACTCCGCTTATACCAGTTGGGCCATCAAGCGGCTCCTACATTGGGACAGCACCGGCGTCGGGAGCTGCGTACAAATTTTGGGCTCCCGCGACCGGGTTTTTCCGCCTTCTCCTGCCCCCGTCGACTACCTTATTCCCGGCGGCACACACTTTATGGTTCTCACGCACGCGCAAGAGATAAGTCAGATTTTGAATGGCTTACTTCACAAGCAGCAGGCAAAACAAGAAGCTGCAGCCGAAAAGCGTATTGATATCGCGCGGTAATTTCTTCCTCTTTCGCTCCCCCGAATGCTTGCTACCTATCCCTACCACGGCCACACCTTTTCCTTCAACCCCAGCGCACCGCTGGATATTTCGCTGCCTCTAGCACCTGGCTCAAACCAAGTGAATTGCTTTTGGGCCGAGCCAGTACAGTTCGACACCATTCGGGTAGGCGATTTTGTGGGGAGTGTAGCGGAGGGCGGCAGCACTAATTATAAGCGTGTTCACCTCACGCCCCACGGCAACGGCACGCATACGGAGTGCTACGGCCACATTTCTACCGATCCGGAAGCGACTATCAACCGCTGCCTGCGACGCTTTCTGTTTGTGGCGCGGCTTATTTCCGTGGAGCCGCGCCAGCAGGCCAACGGTGACCAAATAGTGATGCTAGCGGACGCACAATCGGCGCTGGGGGCTTTTTTCCAGACTCTGCGGTATTGCCGGAAGCGATTATTCTGCGGACGCTGCCCAACCATAAAGCTAAGCGCAACCGCCAATATTCTGGCACCAACCCTACATACATAGAGCCAGCACTAGCGCAGTACCTTGCCGATCATCACATCGAACACCTTCTGTTGGACTTGCCTAGTGTAGACCGGGAAGAAGACGGCGGCCAGCTCCTCGCTCACCATGCTTTCTGGCAATATCCTGAGCATACCCGACGCACCAGCACGATTACGGAGCTAATTTTCGTGCCCGATGAGTTGAAAGACGGCTTATATCTGCTTAACCTTCAAATTACTAGCTTAGAGCTAGATGCTAGCCCAAGCAAGCCAGTGCTCTACCGTTTGAGCTAGCTATTTGCTCCAGCTATCAACACGAACGTAAAAAGCCCCCCAGGTAGAGTCTGGGGGGCTTTTTTGAATACTCTATCGTCTGGCCACGAAATGCGTGGCGTCCGATTAGCTAGTAGCTCAGACTAAGCAGCAGTTGCTTCGGTCAGTTCCGTCTCGTCGATAACGGGTACCACCGATACGAACGAGCGGTCCTTGCGGCCCTTGCGGAACTGCACGGTGCCGTCTACCATAGCAAACAGGGTGTGGTCCTTGCCGATACCCACGTTCTGACCGGGGTGATGCTTGGTGCCACGCTGACGAACGATGATGTTGCCAGCAATAATGCCTTGACCGCCGAAGATCTTCACGCCCAAGCGCTTAGAATGCGATTCGCGGCCGTTGTTAGATGAGCCGACGCCTTTCTTATGTGCCATTGTTGTATATGTTGTGCGTTAGTGGTGTTGAGTTGTCTGTTGGTGCTAAGAGTAGAAGGTTATCCTCACTTAGCAACACAATCAGTCAATTCAGTTACCCGATGCTGTTGACCATTACTTTGGTGTAGTCCTGACGGTGGCCGTTGAGCTTCTTGTAGCCCTTACGACGCTTCTTCTTGAACACCAATACCTTGTCACCTTTTACTTGGGCCAAGATGGTACCCTTCACTTTCACGTCCAGGAACGGAGCGCCGATAGTGAGCGAACCGTTATTGTCGGTCAGGAGCACGTTGCCCAGCTCAACTACGTCTCCGACGTTGCCGGCTAGTTTGTGGGTATAAACAAATTTCTCGGCTTCGACCTTGGTCTGCTTGCCAGCTATGTTGACGATTGCGTACATCGGCGTCTCGCGTGTTTTAAAAATGGGAAGGCAAAAGTAACAGGTTTAAGATTCAAAACCAAACCTAACTCACTAGTCTTCATTTGGTCGGCTGCCAAAACAGCTTTCCTGTTGAGCTGGCAAACAGTCTTTTAACAGCACGCGCCGGGCACGCGAATACACTTTTTGTGGATAAGTTGGATTGTCCACAGTCGAAATGTTGATAAGTATTCAAAATTCGGGCGTTTTAGGCCAGATTTGGCTCCTTTCCGCAAAAATATTATCAACAAGTCATCAGTGAGCATAGCTAAAAATTAACAGAATAAAAATGCTTTTTGGGGGGCATTTTGCCAGTAGTCGGGTTTATATTTGATCCATTGACCAGCCAAATTTTATCCGAAGCTGGACTAAACAATTCTGTTTAGCGCAGGGTTGGCAAGCCACTACCTGATCATATTTTTGGTCACGTTTCACCTTCAATACGCTATCTGTTATGGAACCACTGCTCGTTGAGAACCCCAACCGCTTTGTGCTATTCCCCATCCAGAACGACGATGTCTGGCAATTCTATAAGAAGGCCGAGGCTTCCTTCTGGACCGCCGAGGAAATAGACCTCTCCCAAGACCAGAAAGACTGGGAAAACCTCAACGATAACGAGAAGCACTTCATCTCCCACGTGCTAGCATTTTTCGCGGCCTCCGATGGCATCGTGAACGAGAACCTGGCCGTGAACTTCATGCAAGAAGTGCAGATGCCCGAAGCGCGCTGCTTCTACGGCTTCCAGATCATGATGGAAAACATTCACAGCGAGACTTATTCGCTGCTGATTGACACCTACATCAAAGACCCCAAGGAGAAAGACCGCCTCTTCAACGCCCTGGAAACCGTACCCTGCGTGAAGAAGAAAGGCGAGTGGGCCCTGAAGTGGATCAACTCCGAGGACTTTGCTGAGCGCATTATCGCCTTTGCAGCCGTGGAGGGCATTTTCTTCTCTGGCTCGTTCTGCTCAATCTTCTGGCTGAAGAAGCGTGGCTTGATGCCTGGACTTACCTTCTCCAACGAGCTAATCTCCCGCGACGAAGGGCTGCACTGCGACTTCGCTTGCTTGCTCTACGGCTACCTCCAAAACAAGCTCTCGGAAGAGCGTGTGCACAGCATCATCCGCGACGCGGTAACCATCGAACAGGAGTTCGTAACGGATGCGCTGCCTGTGAACCTCATTGGAATGAACGCCAAGAACATGGCGCAGTACATCGAGTTCGTGGCTGACCGCCTGCTTGTGTCGCTGGGTTATAGCAAGATCTACAATGCTTCTAACCCCTTTGATTTCATGGAAATGATTTCGCTTCAGGGTAAAACCAACTTCTTCGAGAAGCGCGTGGCCGAGTATCAAAAGGCTGGCGTGATGAGCGAGCGTACCGAGAATGCCTTCTCGCTCGACGAGGATTTTTAAGGTATTGATTCTAAATAAAAAGCCCCCGGCGTTGGCTGGGGGGCTTTTTTATTGGCTGGTTTCTCGTTCAACGATTGGCCTCACCCCCTAGCCCCCTCTCCTAGGGGAGCGGAGGAACTAGCTTTTAGCTCTTTTAGAATATTAGTCATTGTTAGAAATCTAATTTGATAAAGCTAGTTCCCCCTCCCCTAGGAGAGGGGGCTAGGGGGTGAGGCCACTCCTTAGTGCCGCCTACCAAATTTCCCTCAACACTACAACCCAATTTCACCTCCAAAATTTAGCACCAATCCCTAGCGCTACCCATCAATTTTGCCCCCCAGCGCTACATTTTTGGACTATGTGGATAACTTCTGTTGATAAGTCTTGTCCTACCCAACTGTAAGAAATATCTTCCGCAACGATTAGCCACATCCATTCGCGGCTTACCCCAATTTGCCGATTATACTGCCTGCTCTCACAGAGCCGGCAAACTCATATCCAACTACCAAAACGCACACGCTTATGCTGGTAATTAAACGCGACGGCCGGCGCGAATCCGTGAAATTTGACAAAGTCACGGCGCGCATCGAGAAGCTCTGCTACGGGCTCAACATGGTGTATGTCTCGCCAATAGAAGTGGCCAAAAAGGTCATTGACGGGATTTATGACGGCGTAACGACGATTGAGCTTGACAACCTGGCGGCCGAAACTGCGGCTTCGCTCACCACCAAGCACCCCGACTATGCTATTCTAGCGGCCCGCATTGCCGTGAGCAACCTGCATAAGGTGACCTCGAAGTCGTTCAGCAGCACCATGAAGCGACTGTACACCTACGAGGACCCCAAGACGGGCGAAAACGCTTCGCTCATTGCCAAAGACGTGTGGGAAGTTATCCACAAGCACGCGGCTACCCTCGACTCGGCTATCCTGTATGACCGCGACTACAGCTACGACTACTTCGGGTTCAAAACATTAGAGCGCTCCTACCTGCTGCGCGTGGATGGCAAAGTGGTAGAGCGGCCCCAGCACATGCTCATGCGCGTGGCCATCGGTATTCATAAGGACGATATCGACTCGGCCATTGAAACCTATGAGTTGATGTCGGAGCGTTGGTTTACCCACGCGACGCCTACCCTCTTCAACGCGGGCTCTCCGAAGCCCCAGTTGTCGTCGTGCTTCCTGCTCACCATGAAGGACGACTCCATCACGGGCATCTATGATACGCTGAAAAACTGCGCTCAGATTTCGCAGTCGGCGGGTGGTATTGGCCTCAGCATTCATAACGTGCGGGCTACGGGCTCTTATATCAAGGGCACCAACGGCACCTCCAACGGCATCATCCCGATGCTGAAGGTGTTCAACGACACGGCCCGCTACGTGGACCAAGGCGGCGGCAAGCGCAAAGGCGCCTTCGCTATCTACATCGAGCCCTGGCACGCCGATATTTTCGACTTCCTGGATTTGAAGAAAAACCACGGCAAGGAAGAAAACCGCGCCCGCGACCTGTTCTACGCTCTCTGGACGCCCGACTTGTTCATGAAGCGCGTGGAAGAAAACGGCGACTGGACCCTGATGTGCCCCAACGAGTGCCCCGGCCTGGGCGACACCTGGGGCGAGGACTTCGAGCGCTTGTACCGCAAGTACGAGAAGGAAGGCCGCGGCCGCAAGACAATCAAGGCGCAGGAGCTGTGGTTTGCCATTCTGGAAAGCCAGACCGAGACCGGCACGCCTTACATGCTGTTCAAGGACGCGGCCAACCGCAAGTCGAACCAGCAGAACCTGGGCACCATCAAGTCGTCGAACCTGTGCACCGAGATTATGGAGTACACCGACGAGAACGAAATTGCGGTCTGCAACCTGGCTTCGCTGGCCTTGCCGCGCTTCGTGAAGGAAGGCGAGCAGAAGGGCCAGCTGGTGTTCGACCACCAGAAGCTCTACGATGTAACCTACCACGCTACCAAGAACCTGAACAAGGTTATTGATATCAACTATTACCCCGTGCCCGAGGCCGAGCGCTCCAACCGCCGCCACCGCCCCATCGGGCTGGGCGTACAGGGCCTCGCCGACACGTTTATTGCCCTGCGGATGCCGTTCGAGAGCGACGAAGCTACGGGCCTGAACAAGGACATCTTCGAGACCATCTACTTCGCGGCCTGCACGGCTTCCATGGATTTGGCCAAGAAAAATGGCCCCTACGAGACCTTCGCCGGCTCGCCCATGAGCCAGGGCAAGTTTCAGTTCGACCTCTGGAACGTGACGCCCGACTCGGGCCGCTGGGATTGGGAAACGCTGCGCGCTCAGGTAATAGAGCACGGCATGCGCAACTCCCTGCTGGTGGCGCCCATGCCCACGGCCAGCACCGCCCAGATTCTCGGCAACAACGAGTCGTTTGAGCCTTACACCTCCAACATCTACGTGCGGCGCGTGCTGAGCGGGGAGTTTATGGTGGTAAACAAGCACTTGCTCAAGGACCTCATCAAGCTCGGCATCTGGAACGAGCAGATGAAGAACGAAATCATTGCCGCCAACGGCTCGGTGCAGAACATCGCCCGCATCCCGCAGCACATCAAAGACCTCTATAAGACGGTGTGGGAAATCTCCCAGCGCCGCATTATCGATATGTCGGCCGACCGGGGGGCATTTATTTGCCAGAGCCAGAGCCTGAACCTGCACGTGATGAACGTGAACTTCGGCAAGCTCACCAGCATGCACTTCCACAGCTGGAAGAAGGGCCTCAAAACCGGCATGTACTACCTGCGCACCAAAGCCGCCGCCGACGCCATCA
The window above is part of the Hymenobacter radiodurans genome. Proteins encoded here:
- a CDS encoding BamA/TamA family outer membrane protein, with the protein product MLLAGWPGAAQAQVTPTPAAPNQSALQTPPLPPARPDTSTTRLRKPLRGAKFIQLNTEEADRTTLARYRFRPNAPDSLTALRTIRDVVLALQADAYLTASADTMRWSRDTVQVRIYVGEQFRWARLRNGNLGDGLLTKAGYREKFFRDQPFRPQEWTQLQQRVLAEAENQGYPFATVRLDSVALIASDIEGRVVLDRGPVIVFDSLQVLGNTKTRTQFLTRYLQIFPGQPYSQQRVDAITRLLRQLPYIQVKAEPEVRFAQGKARVYLLLDDRPANQFDAIVGVLPNPSPGPGQNKVQLTGDVTINLRNIRGGGKQLGLQWRKVDAASQLLDAQYVHPNFFGSPLEVGGNFNLYRQSDAFLTLRPRLQITYPTVRAGRISFFTEFRSSRLLSDSTFRELQALPENIDSEYTSYGLDYSKNTLDDLYFPRRGAFFSGLAAVGNKRISKNTDLNDTLYTRVPLRSTQVTLGGRAEYYYPIGRNGVLLGRVRGESLLNDRLFLNDLFRLGGLATLRGFSEFAFYASSYAVGTVEYRQFTGPDSFVFLFLDQAYLQRKLTQSTNADTPTGMGAGISFRTGAGLFQLVYSVGRSAQLSQKLALNASKIHFGITSRF
- a CDS encoding RNA polymerase sigma factor, whose protein sequence is MKLLHSSPTIPAEPVAALRQALLHDREVALTQLYRRAFPMVRRQVKQLGGTEQDAQDVFHDALVVFYEKAMGGTLVLTASASTYLVSVSRNLWRQELSRRNRHPSTEWQEDTQAADETAEATPDSEEAFSVLSYVEQLGEKCKSILLSFYYFQQPLEQIAVTHNYSSVRSATVQKFKCLERLRKSVRAVRAELLAH
- a CDS encoding ClpP family protease, encoding MLTKQEFRKFAVKGQGLNGLGVDQYLHHIEGQANHFITNMTRSVIEERPTRFAEIDVFSRLIMDRIVFLGTAVDDQIANIITAQLLFLESVDAKKDILLYVNSPGGSVYAGLGIYDTMQYLAPDVATICTGLAASMGALLLAGGAAGKRSALPHARVMIHQPSGGAQGPSADIEISAREILKIRKELYDIYAHHTGKTYQQIHDDSDRDYWMRADEAKDYGLIDEVLERK
- the hemW gene encoding radical SAM family heme chaperone HemW, with the translated sequence MPGLYLHIPFCKQACHYCDFHFSTSMALKGRLVDALVREVELRRDYLGSQATLDTIYFGGGTPSLLTAAELDTLFDAIQRHFNIAPQAEITLEANPDDLTADKLRKLAASPINRLSIGLQSFHEPHLRLMNRAHSAVESARCVRLAQDAGFENISVDLIYGVPAPDHRIWEQDMAAAFALDVPHLSCYALTIEPDTVFGRRLRKGQFIPPADDFVARQFEMLLAQITAHGYEQYEISNFCLPGRESRHNSNYWRGVPYLGLGPSAHSFNGTSREFAVANNTRYVTSLLEQNEVPTTREILSPTDRANEYLMTSLRTARGCDLVRLRQEFGVDLRAQRTEYLRDLEQNQWATLHDEVLILTDQGKLLADHITLELFQAAG
- a CDS encoding alpha/beta fold hydrolase, whose translation is MFYLIPGLGADERVFHKLRPLLHGPSQVLEWLKPIGDEPLPDYVRRMAAAIPEDQVCFVVGVSFGGVVAQEICRIRPRACAVLVSSIPDADRLPALLRLIRATRVYKLVPPPLLKLFPWAGRWYFGIDDNLEYKIFKAILRDMDSAYTSWAIKRLLHWDSTGVGSCVQILGSRDRVFPPSPAPVDYLIPGGTHFMVLTHAQEISQILNGLLHKQQAKQEAAAEKRIDIAR
- a CDS encoding cyclase family protein is translated as MLATYPYHGHTFSFNPSAPLDISLPLAPGSNQVNCFWAEPVQFDTIRVGDFVGSVAEGGSTNYKRVHLTPHGNGTHTECYGHISTDPEATINRCLRRFLFVARLISVEPRQQANGDQIVMLADAQSALGAFFQTLRYCRKRLFCGRCPTIKLSATANILAPTLHT
- the rpmA gene encoding 50S ribosomal protein L27; translation: MAHKKGVGSSNNGRESHSKRLGVKIFGGQGIIAGNIIVRQRGTKHHPGQNVGIGKDHTLFAMVDGTVQFRKGRKDRSFVSVVPVIDETELTEATAA
- the rplU gene encoding 50S ribosomal protein L21 — translated: MYAIVNIAGKQTKVEAEKFVYTHKLAGNVGDVVELGNVLLTDNNGSLTIGAPFLDVKVKGTILAQVKGDKVLVFKKKRRKGYKKLNGHRQDYTKVMVNSIG
- a CDS encoding ribonucleoside-diphosphate reductase small subunit, whose protein sequence is MEPLLVENPNRFVLFPIQNDDVWQFYKKAEASFWTAEEIDLSQDQKDWENLNDNEKHFISHVLAFFAASDGIVNENLAVNFMQEVQMPEARCFYGFQIMMENIHSETYSLLIDTYIKDPKEKDRLFNALETVPCVKKKGEWALKWINSEDFAERIIAFAAVEGIFFSGSFCSIFWLKKRGLMPGLTFSNELISRDEGLHCDFACLLYGYLQNKLSEERVHSIIRDAVTIEQEFVTDALPVNLIGMNAKNMAQYIEFVADRLLVSLGYSKIYNASNPFDFMEMISLQGKTNFFEKRVAEYQKAGVMSERTENAFSLDEDF